The following are encoded in a window of bacterium genomic DNA:
- the rpsG gene encoding 30S ribosomal protein S7: MPRKGQVSRRAVPGDMVYSSPSVTRLVNKVMTRGKKSLAERIVYSALDAIKEKGAKEPAKTLEAALHNIMPVLEVRPRRVGGATYQVPVEVRPERRLSLGMRWLVTYARQRPGRTMREKLAAEILDASNNTGAAVKRREDTHKMAEANKAFAHYRW, translated from the coding sequence ATGCCGCGCAAAGGACAGGTCTCGCGCCGTGCGGTGCCGGGCGACATGGTGTACAGCAGCCCGTCCGTCACCCGGCTCGTGAACAAGGTGATGACCCGGGGCAAGAAGAGCCTCGCCGAGCGGATCGTGTACTCCGCGCTCGACGCGATCAAGGAAAAGGGCGCCAAGGAGCCGGCGAAGACGCTGGAGGCGGCGCTGCACAACATCATGCCCGTGCTCGAAGTGCGGCCGCGCCGCGTCGGCGGCGCGACCTACCAGGTGCCGGTCGAGGTGCGGCCGGAACGGCGGCTGTCGCTCGGCATGCGGTGGCTCGTGACGTACGCCCGGCAGCGGCCGGGCCGCACGATGCGGGAGAAGCTCGCGGCCGAGATCCTGGATGCGAGCAACAACACGGGCGCCGCGGTGAAGCGGCGCGAGGACACGCACAAGATGGCGGAGGCCAATAAGGCGTTCGCACACTACCGCTGGTAA
- the rpsL gene encoding 30S ribosomal protein S12, with protein sequence MPTISQLLRLGRRVERVKSKSPALDVCPQKRGVCIQVRTITPKKPNSALRKIARVRLTNGIEVTAYIPGIGHNLQEHSVVLIRGGRVKDLPGIRYHIIRGTLDSAGVQDRRRGRSKYGAKRPKAQAGVA encoded by the coding sequence GTGCCGACGATCAGCCAGCTGCTGCGCCTGGGCCGTAGGGTCGAGCGGGTGAAGAGCAAGTCCCCGGCGCTGGATGTGTGTCCGCAGAAGCGCGGCGTGTGCATTCAGGTCCGCACGATCACGCCGAAGAAGCCGAACTCGGCGCTGCGGAAGATCGCGCGCGTGCGGCTGACGAACGGGATCGAGGTTACCGCCTACATCCCGGGCATCGGCCATAACCTTCAAGAGCACTCGGTGGTGCTGATCCGCGGCGGCCGCGTCAAGGATCTGCCCGGCATCCGCTACCATATCATTCGCGGCACGCTGGACTCCGCGGGCGTGCAAGACCGCCGGCGGGGCCGCTCCAAGTACGGGGCCAAGCGGCCCAAGGCGCAGGCGGGGGTGGCGTAG
- a CDS encoding ribosomal L7Ae/L30e/S12e/Gadd45 family protein, with the protein MERLKAAAQRAVGTNQTAKAISRGQARVVFVAQDADRRVTEPLLRAARERGMEVVEVPSMVALGRACGIAVGAAAAAILESPP; encoded by the coding sequence GTGGAGCGTCTGAAAGCGGCGGCGCAGCGTGCGGTCGGCACGAACCAGACGGCGAAGGCGATCAGCCGCGGTCAGGCGCGGGTCGTATTCGTCGCGCAGGATGCCGATCGCCGGGTGACGGAGCCTCTGCTCCGGGCGGCCCGGGAACGTGGCATGGAAGTCGTCGAAGTCCCCTCCATGGTGGCGCTCGGCCGAGCGTGCGGGATCGCGGTCGGCGCTGCCGCCGCAGCGATTCTCGAGTCGCCCCCCTAG
- a CDS encoding DUF2182 domain-containing protein, whose amino-acid sequence MIGAVRTADDIRWYRLAVGTLVLLAWAVLAAWGASPFAGLLDHRGIGEGTLPVSRMAVFVAGWTLMVIAMMLPGSLPLINLFSRMVARRPDRAALLVRLILGYLGVWAIFGAVAFRGDAYVHAAAARLPAVGDAAQWIGVAVLLLAAIYQVTPLKEMCLTKCRSPYSFVAEHWRGKNAAAEALRLGAAHGLFCVGCCWTLMLLMFAIGGVNLGWMLGLGAAMAAERSFRWGRYLTVPLGVALLVAAVGLILGVPFAAAIFRG is encoded by the coding sequence ATGATCGGCGCGGTCCGCACGGCCGATGACATCCGCTGGTATCGCCTGGCGGTTGGGACGTTGGTCCTGCTGGCGTGGGCGGTTCTTGCCGCCTGGGGCGCGTCACCGTTCGCCGGACTGCTCGACCACCGGGGGATCGGGGAGGGCACCCTCCCCGTCTCCCGGATGGCCGTGTTCGTCGCGGGCTGGACGCTGATGGTGATCGCGATGATGCTGCCCGGGAGCCTGCCACTGATCAATCTCTTCTCCCGGATGGTCGCGCGCCGCCCCGATCGGGCGGCGCTGCTGGTCCGGCTGATCCTGGGCTACCTGGGCGTGTGGGCGATCTTCGGCGCCGTCGCTTTTCGAGGGGACGCCTACGTGCACGCCGCCGCGGCGCGGCTGCCCGCGGTCGGGGACGCGGCCCAGTGGATCGGGGTGGCCGTCCTGCTGCTGGCAGCGATCTACCAGGTGACGCCGCTCAAGGAGATGTGTCTGACCAAGTGCCGGTCGCCGTACTCGTTCGTCGCGGAGCATTGGCGCGGGAAGAACGCCGCCGCGGAGGCGCTCCGGCTCGGCGCGGCCCACGGACTGTTCTGCGTCGGCTGCTGCTGGACGCTCATGCTCCTCATGTTCGCGATCGGCGGGGTCAACCTGGGGTGGATGTTGGGGCTCGGCGCCGCGATGGCCGCGGAACGGTCGTTCCGGTGGGGCCGGTACCTGACCGTGCCGCTGGGCGTCGCGCTCCTGGTGGCCGCGGTGGGACTCATCCTGGGCGTGCCGTTCGCCGCGGCGATCTTCCGCGGGTAG
- a CDS encoding DUF1326 domain-containing protein, whose product MGYSVEGRLLEACSCGGPCPCWVGDDPDGGKCDGMLCYHYDKGEIDGVNVSGLTMAIVALIPGNILKGNWKVAALVDSKARPEQKQAMLAMHTGKLGGPLADLASLIGEVVGVYDLPIDFNFAEGKGTIRIGDVVSAEMQPYTDSQGRPTKLVDSIFSTIPGSPAFLGKAMSYQVNLPKHDMKWEFNGRNAVLGMFRFEA is encoded by the coding sequence ATGGGATACAGCGTGGAAGGACGGTTGCTCGAAGCGTGCTCGTGCGGCGGGCCGTGCCCGTGCTGGGTCGGCGACGATCCCGACGGCGGCAAGTGCGACGGAATGCTCTGTTACCACTACGACAAGGGTGAAATTGACGGCGTCAACGTGAGCGGCTTGACGATGGCGATCGTGGCGTTGATTCCAGGCAATATCCTCAAGGGCAACTGGAAGGTCGCGGCGCTCGTCGACAGCAAGGCCCGGCCCGAGCAGAAGCAGGCGATGCTGGCCATGCACACCGGGAAACTGGGTGGACCGCTCGCGGACTTGGCGTCCCTGATCGGCGAGGTGGTCGGCGTGTACGACTTGCCGATCGATTTCAACTTTGCGGAGGGCAAGGGGACGATCCGCATCGGCGACGTCGTGTCGGCCGAAATGCAGCCGTATACCGACTCCCAGGGCCGGCCGACCAAGTTGGTCGACAGCATCTTCAGCACGATTCCGGGGTCGCCGGCATTCCTCGGCAAGGCGATGTCGTACCAGGTCAATCTGCCGAAGCACGACATGAAGTGGGAGTTCAACGGTCGCAACGCCGTGCTCGGCATGTTCCGCTTTGAAGCGTAG
- a CDS encoding cupin domain-containing protein — translation MLSRTRVVFAVLVALAVGGAVAASYAAMPGPTIVGTATYPISVQAGNYDLISQVVDLPPGGVIPKHTHGGPVVAQVVTGEVTVTDAMGQKVFKAGQMFTESGGYVHAAANKGPVTARVAVSYLIPKGAEVTTIVK, via the coding sequence ATGTTGTCACGGACGCGCGTGGTCTTTGCGGTACTCGTAGCTCTGGCCGTGGGAGGCGCGGTGGCGGCGTCCTATGCCGCGATGCCGGGTCCGACGATCGTCGGCACGGCCACGTACCCCATCAGCGTGCAGGCGGGCAACTACGATCTCATTTCTCAGGTCGTCGATCTGCCGCCCGGGGGCGTGATCCCCAAGCACACGCACGGCGGACCTGTCGTGGCGCAGGTGGTGACCGGCGAGGTCACCGTCACCGACGCGATGGGTCAGAAGGTATTCAAGGCCGGTCAAATGTTCACGGAGAGCGGCGGATACGTGCACGCGGCCGCCAACAAAGGGCCGGTCACGGCACGCGTCGCGGTCAGCTATCTGATTCCCAAGGGCGCGGAGGTCACCACGATCGTCAAGTAG
- a CDS encoding DUF1059 domain-containing protein — protein sequence MGIGQLGLTGGTWLVANCGKFPSEKNCKLVIMAPAAQKDDLIDAAATHAVESHGHARGAALRKEVAEFLDTIEL from the coding sequence ATGGGGATCGGCCAATTGGGACTCACCGGCGGCACGTGGCTCGTCGCGAACTGCGGGAAGTTTCCGAGCGAGAAGAACTGCAAGCTCGTGATCATGGCCCCGGCTGCGCAGAAGGACGACCTCATCGACGCCGCGGCCACGCATGCCGTCGAAAGCCACGGCCACGCGCGGGGCGCCGCGCTGCGCAAGGAAGTCGCGGAGTTCCTCGACACGATCGAGCTGTAG
- a CDS encoding tetratricopeptide repeat protein — translation MATLRTADTAAELHVWLLGGFRVRVGSREIEPAAWRLRKARSFVKLLALTSGHRLHREQVMEFLWPHLDPAAASNNFRKILHTVRRTLEPGSGAESGQYCRVVDDVVGLAPAGAAWIDVDAFAAAAADARRRGDPAVHRAALDLYAGDLLPEDQYEEWSTNRREALHQEFLSLLADLAAVYESRHEEARAVETLQLLVSRDAGREEAHRGLMRLYALGGQRQQALRQYQFLKESLSREFEAQPDEASRRLYEDIQAGRFPHPDSQSVKVTRPPADFRAAGRTNLPLQLTSFVGRAREIAELRSSMVDGRQLTLTGAGGVGKTRLALEVAARLVQEFPDGVWLADLSVLADAALVPQTVAGIVNVREEPGRPLTAALGDYFLAKHALLVLDNCEHVAGACAQLAEYLLRRCPDLHVLATSREVLGMQGERVHRVASLSVPDLRCPCSAAELGEFEAVRLFIDRAGLSQPGFALTDENAPEVARICAHLDGIPLAIELAAARLASLSVDAIAARLDSRFRLLTGGTRTALSRHQTLRAAMEWSYDLLSEPERALLRRLSVFAGGFTLEAAQALGATDRADEMAVLELLGRLVDKSMVQLERSAGAARYRLLETVRDFVRDKLVEAQEADSARRAHAVSFLGFAERAAPELRGPRQASWLDRLEAEHDNLRAALEWSLSQEHDETGLRLAAALAGYWHGRGYLSEGREWLERAQQRGGEGRAAFPKALEGAARLAFAQDDFERAVTIMEKAVPLARAGDDPQVLMLSLAWLGHAVWHQGDRPRGVALCVESEALCRSAGSGWAAAVTLAEVATVALHEDDPERAIRLLEESLALFRAAGDTAGIAQCLHQLGVQATNQGDYAKAASLMQEALELQRHLGRKPAAAASLIRLGRIALLRGQYREAIALLEAGAALQDELGKTWDVPYRKASLGLAVLAAGDLARAAALFEESLAVRSRGGYRGSYMAGSADALLGLGIVARYREDYPRARQLLEDSLKSFRAAGDAEGGSAALYQLGLVARIENDLERATELLRESLASRQARGDRLGVADCVEAMAAVARLRGSPEAAARLMGLGSALREETRAPRWALDQAWHDRESASLRSALGEKAFAAAYAAGAGLSPHDAEQMFVPGDAGRRLQIPRS, via the coding sequence ATGGCGACCCTGCGGACAGCGGACACGGCGGCGGAGCTGCACGTCTGGCTGCTTGGAGGATTTCGCGTGCGCGTGGGGTCGCGCGAGATCGAGCCGGCGGCGTGGCGCCTCCGGAAGGCCCGGAGCTTCGTCAAGCTGCTGGCGCTCACGTCCGGCCACCGGCTGCACCGCGAGCAGGTGATGGAGTTTCTCTGGCCGCACCTCGACCCGGCCGCGGCCTCCAACAACTTCCGGAAGATCCTGCACACCGTTCGCCGCACGCTCGAGCCCGGAAGCGGTGCGGAGTCCGGCCAGTACTGCCGGGTGGTGGACGACGTCGTCGGCCTGGCCCCGGCCGGCGCGGCGTGGATCGATGTGGACGCGTTTGCGGCCGCCGCCGCCGATGCCCGGCGGCGCGGGGATCCGGCCGTCCACCGGGCGGCCCTCGATTTGTACGCGGGCGACCTGCTGCCCGAGGATCAGTATGAAGAATGGTCCACCAACCGGCGGGAGGCGCTGCATCAGGAGTTCCTGTCGCTGCTCGCCGATCTCGCGGCGGTCTACGAGTCGCGGCACGAAGAGGCCCGCGCCGTCGAGACGCTGCAACTGCTGGTGTCCCGCGACGCCGGACGCGAGGAAGCCCACCGCGGCCTGATGCGCCTGTACGCGCTCGGTGGGCAGCGCCAGCAGGCGCTCCGTCAGTACCAGTTCCTGAAGGAGTCGCTTAGCCGGGAGTTCGAGGCGCAGCCCGACGAGGCCAGTCGGCGCCTGTACGAAGACATTCAGGCCGGACGATTTCCCCATCCGGACTCGCAGAGTGTCAAGGTGACGCGGCCGCCCGCCGACTTCCGCGCCGCCGGCCGAACCAACCTGCCGCTGCAGCTCACGAGTTTTGTGGGGCGCGCCCGCGAGATCGCCGAGCTCCGCAGCAGCATGGTCGACGGCCGGCAGCTGACCCTGACCGGCGCCGGAGGCGTCGGCAAAACGCGGCTCGCGCTCGAAGTGGCGGCCCGTCTCGTACAAGAATTTCCCGACGGCGTTTGGCTGGCCGACCTCTCCGTGCTCGCCGACGCCGCGCTGGTTCCCCAGACGGTGGCCGGCATCGTCAACGTCCGCGAGGAGCCGGGCCGCCCGCTCACCGCCGCCCTCGGCGACTATTTCCTGGCCAAGCACGCCTTGCTGGTCCTGGACAACTGCGAGCACGTCGCCGGCGCATGCGCACAGCTGGCGGAGTATCTGCTGCGGCGGTGCCCCGATCTCCACGTGCTCGCGACGAGCCGCGAGGTCCTCGGCATGCAGGGCGAGCGCGTGCATCGGGTGGCGTCGCTGTCCGTGCCGGACCTGCGGTGCCCGTGCTCCGCGGCGGAGCTGGGCGAGTTCGAGGCCGTCCGCCTGTTCATCGATCGCGCGGGGCTGAGCCAACCCGGCTTCGCGCTGACGGACGAGAACGCGCCCGAGGTCGCCCGAATCTGCGCCCACCTCGACGGGATTCCGCTCGCGATCGAGCTCGCCGCGGCGCGCCTGGCATCGCTGTCCGTGGACGCGATCGCGGCGCGGCTGGACAGCCGCTTCCGGCTGCTGACGGGCGGGACCCGGACGGCGCTGTCGCGCCATCAGACCCTTCGCGCGGCCATGGAGTGGAGCTACGATCTGCTGTCCGAGCCGGAGCGCGCGCTGCTGCGGCGGTTGTCAGTGTTCGCCGGCGGGTTCACGCTGGAGGCGGCGCAGGCGCTCGGGGCGACGGATCGCGCCGACGAGATGGCGGTGCTCGAGCTCCTCGGGCGCCTCGTCGATAAATCGATGGTGCAGTTGGAGCGGTCCGCCGGCGCGGCGCGTTATCGTCTGCTGGAGACTGTGCGCGATTTCGTCCGCGACAAGCTCGTCGAGGCGCAGGAGGCGGACTCGGCCCGGCGGGCGCACGCGGTGTCCTTCCTCGGCTTTGCCGAGCGCGCGGCGCCGGAGCTCCGGGGACCGCGGCAGGCGTCGTGGCTGGACCGGCTCGAGGCCGAGCACGACAACCTGCGCGCGGCGCTCGAATGGTCCCTCAGCCAGGAGCACGACGAGACGGGACTCCGCCTGGCCGCGGCGCTCGCCGGCTACTGGCACGGCCGCGGGTACCTGAGCGAGGGACGCGAGTGGCTCGAGCGGGCGCAGCAGCGCGGCGGAGAGGGGCGCGCCGCGTTCCCCAAGGCGCTCGAAGGCGCGGCCCGGCTGGCGTTTGCGCAGGACGACTTCGAGCGCGCGGTCACCATCATGGAAAAGGCGGTGCCGCTCGCGCGGGCGGGGGACGATCCGCAAGTCCTCATGCTGTCGCTCGCCTGGCTCGGACATGCAGTGTGGCACCAGGGCGACCGGCCGCGCGGCGTCGCGCTCTGCGTCGAGAGCGAGGCGCTCTGCCGGTCTGCCGGCTCCGGATGGGCGGCGGCCGTCACCCTGGCCGAGGTTGCGACGGTCGCGCTGCACGAGGACGACCCGGAACGCGCGATCCGGCTGCTCGAGGAGAGCCTCGCGCTGTTTCGCGCCGCGGGCGACACCGCGGGCATCGCGCAGTGCCTGCATCAGCTCGGCGTGCAGGCGACGAACCAGGGCGACTACGCCAAGGCCGCGTCGCTCATGCAGGAGGCCTTGGAGCTGCAGCGGCACCTCGGGCGGAAGCCGGCCGCCGCGGCGTCGCTCATCCGGTTGGGCCGGATCGCCCTACTGCGGGGCCAGTACCGCGAGGCGATCGCGCTGCTCGAGGCGGGGGCGGCGCTTCAGGACGAGCTGGGCAAGACGTGGGATGTCCCGTACCGAAAAGCCAGTCTCGGGCTCGCCGTGCTCGCGGCCGGCGATCTCGCGCGCGCGGCGGCGCTGTTCGAGGAAAGCCTCGCGGTGCGGTCGCGCGGCGGGTACCGGGGATCATACATGGCGGGCTCGGCCGACGCGCTGCTCGGACTCGGCATCGTCGCGCGATACCGCGAGGACTATCCGCGGGCCCGGCAGCTGCTCGAAGACAGTTTGAAGTCGTTCCGCGCCGCCGGCGACGCGGAAGGCGGCTCCGCGGCACTGTATCAACTCGGCCTCGTCGCCCGGATCGAGAACGATCTCGAGCGGGCCACGGAACTGCTGCGGGAGAGCCTCGCCTCGCGGCAGGCGCGCGGGGACCGGCTGGGGGTGGCCGACTGCGTGGAAGCGATGGCCGCCGTCGCACGTCTTCGCGGATCGCCCGAGGCGGCGGCGCGGCTGATGGGACTCGGCAGCGCCCTGCGTGAGGAGACCCGCGCGCCCCGTTGGGCCCTCGACCAGGCCTGGCACGACCGGGAGTCCGCGTCGCTGCGCAGCGCCTTGGGCGAGAAAGCGTTTGCCGCCGCCTATGCCGCGGGTGCCGGTTTGTCGCCGCACGATGCGGAACAAATGTTCGTACCAGGCGACGCCGGCAGGCGACTGCAAATTCCTCGTTCGTGA